The sequence below is a genomic window from Setaria italica strain Yugu1 chromosome IV, Setaria_italica_v2.0, whole genome shotgun sequence.
AGcctgaaattcgctcccacggggagtcaAACCCAGGACCTGAGGAGTGCTACTGAGGCCATCTAACCAATTCAGCTAGAGACCCTTTCAGATATTATTTGAACGATTATGCTGTACTGGCATAAAAGTTAAAGATCTGCTCTCATAAAATTCTTAATGTGAAGTGTACCTCGCCTTTTAAAAATGTTTGCATAAAATGTGCCCCCATATCACATAAAATCTCTTAGCTATTTCATTCATTAGCTAACAAAAGTGTTACTCTTAGATAGGAATATACCATGCAGAACAGAAGCCAGGCTTCCATGAGGTGAGAACTGCAAAACCAAGTGCAAGCCCCCTTCCACACTGAACCCCAAGAGCTGTGCTGCGTTTGGGTGGTTAACATGGGCTATTATTCCAAGCTCAGATAAGAAGTCGCTAACTCGGTCCTCTTTGTTACCGCCTTTTGTTAATCTCTTCACTGCCACAAATTGTCCATCAGCAAGCTGTCCTTTGTATACCTCAGCATGCCCTCCCTTGCCGATCAATTTTTCTAGTAAAGTCAGGCATAAAACAAACTCAGTTGATACTCAGGGCAGCTAAGATGATAAATTCCAGCCAAAAACTGTATTTAAAAATTGAAGTTATCACCTTAAAAGATGGAAATAAGAAACAGAGCTCAAGGAATTACATTTCCATACTGTATTGTCAATTGTCATGATGAAAAAGCTAGCTTAGATTAACAGGTGATCTTAAACTTTTCCAGCTAAAGAGCATGTGCATGCTAAAAGGACAGTAATAGGTCATCATCATTAACCTAAAGAACCATTCATGATTAGGACCTCAGACCCTCACGTAATATCATTTCTCAGTGAAATCATAGCATTGCAACTGTAAAAGGTACATCCCACCTCACGAGTTTTGCAATGATAGTAGCAGAACCTAATCATTAAATCACTCACAGCAACAATGAAGTAAGTGTGCATGACTGCATGTTACCTGAACTAAATCTGTCAGTTGCAGTACAAAGCTCTTCGTAGTCAAAGCTTCGCCATGATGGTCTCCACTTCCCAATCTCAGGAAGGATCTCAGGAGCAATGGCACTGCAGTCCATTTGGTTCTTACCACTCCGCATTCTCTCCAGATACCCTCTAAGCCCTCTGCTCTTGGATCTCTGAGGGAATGTCACTGCTCTACCCATGGACTTCTTTCTTCTAAGTATTAGCCCGCTGATCAGGTTCCTCCACTGCACATTATGGTTTGATTCTGCTGACTGCTCCACCGAGGCGCTGTCATCAGAGTCCACACTACCAGACACTGAGATATCTAGCACGGCACGGGGAGAGCTCCGATCAGCACACTCACTGTTGTCGTCGCTACTGCTCTTGGTTCCAATTCTGGGCATTTCTTCAGAGCTCCCACAGTTGTCATCATTACTGCTCTTGGATCCAATTTCAGGCACTTCATCGGGGCACTCACCGTTGATGCTCTTGGAGTCCATTTCTGGCATTGGTTTACAAGCACCATCAGATTCAGCACACTGGATGTTGCTGTCATTGCCATGCCTATCATTCTGATCTTCACTCGATACGGTGGCTTTGATTACGGACCCACCGCTACCACATTCCTCCGTGGTTGTTCCTTCGGAGTCTCTCTTAGTGTTCTCTTGATCCTCTCCTGCAGAGGTATGGGCTATAACAAACAAGTTTGTGAGTACGCCATGACACTGATTTTGCATTTatgaaaaaatcagctacctaACTACAATCAAGAACGGGACAAAGTGCAAAGCAAGTCACAGCAAGAAACAAAAACACAATGATAGACAGATTGTCTGGCTTGCCATGAAAGGCACGTGCTGCCA
It includes:
- the LOC101775669 gene encoding receptor-like cytosolic serine/threonine-protein kinase RBK1 isoform X2, with product MATTEEAGEDERLLKDLPGSSDKEAHTSAGEDQENTKRDSEGTTTEECGSGGSVIKATVSSEDQNDRHGNDSNIQCAESDGACKPMPEMDSKSINGECPDEVPEIGSKSSNDDNCGSSEEMPRIGTKSSSDDNSECADRSSPRAVLDISVSGSVDSDDSASVEQSAESNHNVQWRNLISGLILRRKKSMGRAVTFPQRSKSRGLRGYLERMRSGKNQMDCSAIAPEILPEIGKWRPSWRSFDYEELCTATDRFSSEKLIGKGGHAEVYKGQLADGQFVAVKRLTKGGNKEDRVSDFLSELGIIAHVNHPNAAQLLGFSVEGGLHLVLQFSPHGSLASVLHGTKEPLKWKVRFNIALGIAEGLLYLHEGCHRRIIHRDIKASNILLTEDYQPQISDFGLAKWLPDQLTHLVVYPIEGTFGYMAPEYFMHGIINEKTDVFAYGVLLLELVTGRKAVDSSRQSLVIWAKPLLDANNIKELVDPSLGNEYDPEEMVYILAVASLCIHHSSTSRPSMKSVVCFLKGDRESLELVRRPKIVKPLMFDSCDSEDYTRSSYLNDLNRHKQLALEQ
- the LOC101775669 gene encoding receptor-like cytosolic serine/threonine-protein kinase RBK1 isoform X1, which translates into the protein MATTEAEAGEDERLLKDLPGSSDKEAHTSAGEDQENTKRDSEGTTTEECGSGGSVIKATVSSEDQNDRHGNDSNIQCAESDGACKPMPEMDSKSINGECPDEVPEIGSKSSNDDNCGSSEEMPRIGTKSSSDDNSECADRSSPRAVLDISVSGSVDSDDSASVEQSAESNHNVQWRNLISGLILRRKKSMGRAVTFPQRSKSRGLRGYLERMRSGKNQMDCSAIAPEILPEIGKWRPSWRSFDYEELCTATDRFSSEKLIGKGGHAEVYKGQLADGQFVAVKRLTKGGNKEDRVSDFLSELGIIAHVNHPNAAQLLGFSVEGGLHLVLQFSPHGSLASVLHGTKEPLKWKVRFNIALGIAEGLLYLHEGCHRRIIHRDIKASNILLTEDYQPQISDFGLAKWLPDQLTHLVVYPIEGTFGYMAPEYFMHGIINEKTDVFAYGVLLLELVTGRKAVDSSRQSLVIWAKPLLDANNIKELVDPSLGNEYDPEEMVYILAVASLCIHHSSTSRPSMKSVVCFLKGDRESLELVRRPKIVKPLMFDSCDSEDYTRSSYLNDLNRHKQLALEQ